The following coding sequences lie in one bacterium genomic window:
- a CDS encoding ATP-binding protein, giving the protein MRDHAQIIKGVLQGEAVTGEEVNAIALKSAARLLASDDPDEKRRGERIEREVKGGACPECGRQYVKTRSVTRFASFEYWQPDCECESTEEERSERIRVIEDRLLNAGVPLDYRGSTFEAWDHTVDRETESAMEQVRAFAVDRKYREGSGLVLYGPYGTGKTRCAVSVLRRAAADGLSIWYQAMAELVGQFTDRDKGRKYAEDLLSRGVVLFDDFDKLASDNAWVQEQIYRVVSRLIADKKSVLITTNLTSIEDFARQFGGAVVSRLVGACQFIRFDGGDYRLRQAKERR; this is encoded by the coding sequence ATGCGTGACCATGCACAGATCATCAAGGGCGTGCTGCAAGGCGAGGCCGTGACCGGCGAGGAGGTGAACGCGATAGCGTTAAAATCTGCTGCGCGTTTGCTGGCGAGCGATGACCCGGATGAGAAGAGGCGGGGCGAAAGAATCGAGCGCGAGGTGAAGGGCGGAGCGTGTCCCGAGTGCGGGAGGCAGTATGTCAAGACGCGGAGCGTGACGCGGTTCGCATCCTTCGAGTACTGGCAACCGGACTGTGAGTGCGAATCGACGGAGGAGGAGCGCTCCGAGCGGATCAGAGTTATCGAGGATCGGCTCCTGAACGCGGGGGTTCCTCTCGACTATCGCGGCTCGACGTTCGAGGCATGGGACCATACCGTGGATCGCGAGACGGAAAGCGCCATGGAGCAAGTGCGAGCTTTCGCGGTCGATAGGAAGTATCGCGAGGGGAGCGGTCTGGTGCTGTACGGTCCATACGGGACCGGCAAGACGCGGTGCGCCGTGAGCGTGCTCAGGCGCGCGGCGGCTGACGGACTCTCGATCTGGTACCAAGCGATGGCCGAGCTTGTCGGGCAGTTCACGGATCGCGACAAGGGCCGGAAGTACGCGGAGGATTTGCTCTCGCGCGGGGTGGTGCTGTTCGATGACTTTGACAAGCTCGCGAGCGACAACGCGTGGGTGCAGGAGCAGATTTACCGCGTCGTGTCGCGGCTCATCGCGGACAAGAAGAGCGTTCTGATCACGACCAACCTCACGAGCATCGAGGACTTCGCGCGGCAGTTCGGCGGGGCGGTTGTGTCGAGGCTGGTGGGAGCGTGCCAGTTCATACGGTTCGACGGCGGAGACTACCGACTGAGGCAAGCGAAGGAGAGGAGGTGA